In Candidatus Hydrogenedentota bacterium, the sequence AAGCAGAAGGGTGTGAGTGTCGAATTTGTCGATCACCGTCCCTATGCGGCGGGCGACGATTTTCGATTCATCGATTGGGGCGTCTTCTTTCGCACCGAACAGCTCTTTTTGAAACTGTTCGAAGAGGAAGAAGACCTTCACATCTATCTGCTGCTGGATTGCTCGAAATCCATGGATTTCGGGATGCCTTACAAATGGCATTACGCGAGGCGGCTCGCCGCGGCCATCGGATACCTGGGACTTGCGAGTCTGGACCGCGTCGTTGTGATCCCGTTCGCGGATTCTCCCGCGCGAAGCGCCGCCGACACACTGCGCATCCGAGGCAAGGCCAAGGTCTTTCAACTGCTGCGCTTTCTAGAAGGTCGCGAGTCGAAGGGGCAAACCGATCTGGGCGCGGCATTGCAGTCGTTCGCCGGGAGCACACACAAGCGCGGCCTGGCCATCGTTATCTCGGACTTGTACGACGAGGGAGGAGTCGTCGGCGCGCTCAATGCCCTGCGCTTTCACAAGTTCGATCCGTACGTGATCCATGTCGTGTCTCCGCAAGAGACCGATCCCGCGTTGTTGGGAGACTTGCGCTTGCTCGATTCGGAGTCAGACCGGTTCCGCGACGTTACGCTGACCGAGGCGTTGCTCCGCAAGTACCAGAGCGTATTTGCCGATCACTGCGCATCGATAGAACGTTTCTGCCGATCAAAGGAGATCGGATACGTCCGCTGCCGCACCGATATCCCGTTTCAGGAGGCTGTGATGCACATGCTGCGCCGTGGGCGCTTGCTTCAATGATAAGGACGCGATAGCACAACAATGGCGTTCGCACAACCCATAGCGTTTTCACTTTTCGCGCTGTTCATTCCCATAGTCCTGCTGTATCTGTTGAAGCAGCGCCGCCGGCACGTACAGGTTTCGACGCTGCTCTTCTGGGACAAGATCCTGCGCGACGAACATTCGGTCACTTCACTGACCAAGTTACGCAAGCTGCTTTCTCTATTGCTCCAGTTGCTGATTGTCTCGTTCATTGTGCTGGCGCTGGCACGGCCCACGTTCTCCAAAGACCTGCTGGGAGCGCGGCGTCTAGTTATCCTGCTCGATGTATCCGCGAGCATGATGACGCAAGAAACGGGAGGCACTCGCTTCGAGCTGGTGCGCGCACGGGCGGCCGAGGAAATCCGGTCGATGTCCCAGGGTGATTCGGCCATGCTGACGGTCGTCGGTCCCGACGTGGACATTGTGGTGCCGTTCTCCGACAGCCGGAGGAGCCTCTTGGATGCGTTGGAGAAGATCCACGTAACGCACGGTTCCGCAAAATGGAGCGGCGCTTTCGAACTGGTACGGAAGCTTGCGCCCGATCCGCGCGAGACTCACGTGTACGTAATCAGCGACGGGGCGTTCGACCCGGTCGCCTTCGAGCCTCCCGATCGGACCCAATTTGCGTTCGTTCGGATTGGCGAAGCGATGGACAATGCCGGCATCACTGCGTTTCAGGTGCGTCCGCTGCCGGGCACGCCGCGTGATTTCGAAATCTTCTTCGAGGTAACCAACGCATGTCAGCAGAATCGGCGCATCCCCTTTGAAGTCCGTGTGGACGATCAATTGGTGGATGCAGCGGAGTTGACGCTGCCACCCAATTCAAGCGAAGTGCGATCGATCAGGCAAGTCAGTTCCGAGGGTGGGCGTGTCGAACTTGTCCTGGATTCGAAGGATGCGTTTGCCCTGGACAATCGCGCCTTTGGGGTGTTGCCGGCGGTGGAGCGCATCCGCGTTCTGCTCGTCACTGAAAACAACCTGTTCCTCGAAAGCGCGCTGGGAACAGACGACGGCATCGCGCTGGAGACGATGTCTCCCGCGTTGTATCCCGGCACGCCAAACCCTCCACCGGATGTAACCGTGTTCGACCGGTGGGCGCCGCAAACGACACCCGACGGTCCAGCGGTTTTTATTGCTTCATGGCCCGCGGACTACGGTCTGGAGACTGTGGGAGAACTGACCGATGCCATCGTGACGGACTGGGAATCGGGCCACGCCGTGACGGCTCACACCAACCTGAAGAACCTGACCATTCCGAAGGGCATGAAGGTTGTTCCAAAGGAGGGATTTCTCCCCATTGTTCGTTCCTTTGGCGATCCGCTGGTCCTTGTGAATCCGACTGCGCCCGCGCAGTCGCTGGCCATCGCGTTTGATACCACCGAAACGGATCTCCCGTTGCGGGTGGCTTATCCAATTCTCATCGCCAATGCCATACGGTATCTCGCGGAGGTCACGACCGATGCGGAATGGCAATCGCCGGAGATCGGAAGCATACTCACGGCCAACGCAGTTGAAGCGTACCAACAACGCCAGGGTCATCACGCTTCGGAGCCAATAGCGCGAATTGTTCCACCCTCCGGGGCTGAAGAGAGCAAAGTCTTCAGCGAACGTTCCCTAACGCCGGTGATGAGTGCCGGCGTTTATTCGGGCGAAACCGCAGGCCATGAACAATTCCCGCTCTTCGCCGCCAATGTGAACAGCCGGCGCGAAACACACATTGCGCCCGCGAGTACGCTGCCGGTGACCAGCACGAAACCAATCCCAGAAATCGCTCGAGGACTGCGGCTTGGTGTCGATCCGTGGCTGGCCCTGGCGACCTTGGCGCTCGGTGTCGTGTGCGCGGAATGGTGGTTGTTCCACCGCCGGATCGTGGAGTAGGGGGCCATGCGATTCGAGTTTGAAACTCCCCTTTTCTTAATTGCGCTGGTGGCCATTCCGGCTGCCTTGCTGGTGCTTCGCCGCACGCTGCTTGACAGCCCGCGCGCGCAACTGGCGTTGTCAACGGCCGTGCGCGCATTCGTAATTCTGTTGCTCGTATTGGCGCTCGCAAACTCGTTGCTGGGCACGAAGAGCACCCGCGTCTCGGTACTTGTGCTTGCGGACCTGTCTGACAGTACGCCACAGACCGCGATTGAGCAGACGAAAAACCTGTTTGCGAAGGTGCAGACCCACGCGACGAATCCTGGCCGCGCAGGTCTGATCACATTCGCCTCCGGAATCGACACGGTGGTTCCTGTTACCGCGAGGCCCCAGTTTCCGGAGATTCTAAAGAAGCCCACGGATGCGGCGGACACCTCCATTGAACTGGCGTTGCAGCGCGCTCGCGAGATCATGCCCGCGGATACGATCAATCGAATCGCCATTCTCACGGACGGCAACGAGACTGTGGGTGATGCGATGGCTGCCGCCAAACGTTGCGCGAATCATGGGATTCGCCTCTATTCGATTCCCTATGCGGTGGAGACGCGAGACGAAGTCCTGTTGGAGGATCTGAACGTTCCGGCGGAAGTGAAGCGCGGACAATCGTTTTCCGTCTCGGCAACAGTACATGCCACGAGAGACACCGATGCGTCTTTCGTTTTGTATCGCAACGGATTCAAAGTGCAGGAGAAGGCCATTTCTCTGAAGGCGGGTGCAAACGCACTGTCATTCGACGAAACGAACCCCGCGGAAGGACTCACGAAGTACGAGCTGCACGTTTCCGCCGCCTCGGACTTCTTCGCGGACAACAACGTCGCGGGGGGGATCGTATCCGTTGAAGGGAAGCCGCGCGTGCTGCTCCTGGAGAAGCATGAGCAGGACGCCCGTTACCTGGCGCGCGCATTGGAAGCTGAAGACATTTCAGTAGAGGTTCGTGAAGGCAAGGGTATGCCTGCAACGTTGGACGAGCTGGCTGCATTCGATGCGGTGCTCATGTCGGACGTACCTGCCACCGATGTATCCGTGCAGCAAATGAATCTGCTTCGCTCGTATATCGAAGACCTCGGCGGCGGGTTCATCATGATCGGCGGAGAAGAGTCCTTCGCGCTGGGCGGCTACTACCGCACGGCCATTGAAGATGCGTTGCCGGTCCGCATGCGCTCCGAAAAGAAGAAGGATACGCCCAGCCTTGCAATGATGCTAGTCATCGACCACTCCGGAAGCATGGGTGGCGAGAAGATGGAACTGGCGAAAGAAGCGGCCATTGCCGCGACGGAACTGCTGGGTCCAAGGGATGCCGTGGGCGTCATCGCATTTGACAGCGAGCCGACATGGGTCGTCGATCTTCAGGCAGGACAGAATCAACAAAGCGTGATCCAGGCAATCTCTACCATCGAAGCCGCAGGCGGAACAAGCATTTATCCCGCGATGGTTGAGGCGCACGCCGCGCTGTCGCACGTGCCCACACAGTTTAAGCACGTCATTTTGCTGACCGATGGTATTTCAGAGCCGGGCGATTTTCAGGGGATCGTCTCGCAAATGCAAGGCGACCGGATTACCGTCTCCACCGTTGCCGTTGGCGAAGGCGCCGACACGGTCTTGCTGCAGGATTTGGCCAATTTGGGCAAGGGCCGCTATTACTTTACGGCCGATCCCTACGACATACCGCAGATTTTCAGTAAAGAAACGATGAGCGCGTCAAAATCGTCGTTAATTGAGGAACCTTTCCTCGCACAACTGTTCAAGCACGATCCGATCGTGCAGGGGATTGATTGGCAGACCTCCCCATTTCTGTTCGGCTACGTTGTCACGGCGCCCAAGTCGACGGCCAAAGTGCTCCTCGCTTCCGAGCGCGGCGATCCCTTGCTGGTGAAATGGCAATTCGGGCTAGGCAAGTCGGTGGCGTTCACGTCGGACGCAAAGAGCCGTTGGGCCTCCGATTGGCTGTCGTGGCCGGGATACGGAAAATTCTGGTCGCAGGTTGTGCGTGATGCCATGCGGCTGAGCGACAGCAAGGGAACAGAGACGTCCATTACCTTACGCGGAAACGAGGGACACATCGCCGTCGACAACATCGACGAAAACGGCAATTTCGTGAATGGATTGTCCACGTCTGCGCAGTTGATCGATCCGTCTTTGGGTATTTCTGCCCTTACGTTCGAACAATCGGGACCAGGCCGCTACGAAGCCACAACGCCCATACGGACCGTAGGCAGCTATCTCTTCAAGATTCGCCAAGCGCAGGCTGTCTATGAATCGGGGGGTGATGTCCCCGGCATGCAGACGTACTCCGATTTCACGCGCGGTATCACGGTGTCCTACAAGCCCGAATACAGGCACCTGGGCACCAACGAGCCGTTCCTGAAGGAGCTGGCAACTGTTGGCGGCGGCACGTTCAATCCGGCCGTGGAGGATCTCTTTGCAGTGGGACCCGATGAATTCGTCTTTGTTCGGCAACGGTTATGGCCGTGGCTCCTGCTGGTCGCCGTGCTTCTGTTTGTAATCGATGTCGCGGTTCGCCGTCTCGATCTGGCGGGATGGCGTGTTTTCAAGAGTCCACAACGCTATGGATAAAGGTCACTTCACGTGAACAACCGTGCGAATCGTTTCGGAATCTATCGACATGCGTTTCGAAACCGGGAGGTAAGAAAGATGGTGGCGTTCGCCGTTGCCGCAACCTTCACGCTGGCGGCCCTGGGGCAAACCGGTCCACAACTTGACCCGCAGAACCAGCAGATTCGCGACCGCTATTTGGCGTCACTGCACCAGAATCCGGTGCAGGATCAGGCGTTCGCGCGCGTGTACGAGAGTTACCTGACTTTCGACGGAGTCGACGCTTGGATAGCTGCCCTTAAGAAAGAAACGGAAGCGCCGGAAACAAAAGCCGCCGCGCTCATCTTGCTCGGACGTGTGTATCAGAGGCAGTTCAAGATGCAGGAGGCCCTCCAGGCGATGGAGGAAGCGGCGGCGCTGGGCGCACCGGCGCCCGAATTCCAGGCGTTGCTAGGTTCGCTCTATGTCGACACCAACAAATTCGATCGGGCCGTGGAGTTGTTAAGCGCTGCACGCGACGGACTGACCGACGCGACGAAGCGGGCTCAGGTATGCAGAACGCTCGGCGGCGTGCTGATGCGTCTGGGCAAGCGCGACGAAGCTATCGCGGCGTGGCAGAAGCTGGTCGAGATAGCGCCGGACGATCCATTTGCCTACGAGGAACTGGCAGCTATATACGAAGACAATCTCATGTGGCCGGAAGCGATTGGCGCCTGGAAATCCCTGCTGGACCGCAGCTCGAACAACCCTTACCTGCAATGCCGGGCATGGCGGGCCATCGGTGAAGACCACGAGCGCGCGGCCACGTACCCCGACGCCATTGCCGCATACGAGAAGGCTCTAGGGCTGGCGGCTCCCGGGAATTGGTTGTTCGAAGACGTCAAGGAACGGCTGGTGGGTGTCTATGAGCGCATGGGGGATCTGGAAGGGCTGGAGAAGTATTTGGAGGCGCAGATTGCCGCTATGCCTTCGAACCTCGATTTTCCCGATCTGCTCGCCGAGACGTTCACGCGCCGTGGAAAGTTGCCGGAAGCAGAGGCTGTACTGCAACGCGTGCTCGAACGCGCGCCCGGTCACATTCCCACGTGCGAACGCCTGATAGCGCTTTACGCGCGCATGGACGCGCCGGATAAGCAACGCGCTATGTACGAGAAACTCATCGAATCGATCCCGGCCGAGCCTGACTATATTCGGCGTCTCGGCGAGACGTTCCTCGTCGCGGGGGATGCAGAGACTGCGAAAGCGACCTGGAGGCGTGTACTGAAGGCCGACGCGAAGCCGGAAGATCATGCCCTAGTGGCCAGTTGGTTTGAACAATACGAATTCCCGGTGGACGCAATTCCCGAATACGAGACGGCCATAGCCGCAAAGCGCGATCGGGAATGGGTGTTCCGATTGGCGGATTTGAAGTACACGGCCGGGAAGTCGGAAGAAGCGGTGGCGCTATGGAAGTCGGTCTTGACGCCTGAAAGCACGGCATCGGACTACGCCGAAGTCGCCTCGGTATTGGCCTCTAACAAGCTTGAGACCGAAGCATCGGAATTGTATGCGAAGGCGATTGAGCTCGATCCGAAGGCATATGAACACCGCGCGGCTTTTGCGCGACTGTGCATGAGCCGAAAGGCATATCCAGATGCCCTCGCGCAATTCAGCGCGCTTGCCGGGCAGACCGAAAACGAGTATCACCACAGCTTGGGCGAGCGCGGGATGATCGACGTTTACGCCGCAACCGGGGAATTGGAAGCCAAGCAGAAGGAGTGGGAAGACGAAGCGGCCAAGAGTCCGGACCAAACCATGCCCAAACTACGGCTCGCGCATCTGTACGAGCGGCTCGGAAACCGGCAGCGCATGGTCGAATTGTACGAACAGTGCACGCAGTTGGAACCCGATGTCCCTGCGCATTGGCAGGAGCTCGCGGAATCCTATTCGCAAATGCGTCTGATCGACAAGGCCATCGCGGCCTACGAGAAACTCATTGCTATCGACGCCACGCGCGTTGGCCAGTACTGTCGCGCCCTTGTCCACCTGTATATGCAGGCCAACCGTAAAGATGACGCCGTTGCCGCCGCGCAGCGCGCCGCCGAGCTGGCCCCGGACGATGTGGAAGTTCGCACCATGCTGGCGCAAACCTATCTCCAATTTCAGCGGCCGGACGAAGCGTTGCAGCAGATGCGCAATGCCATACGTCTCAAAGCCGACGACCCTCGGTTGTATGCGCAATACGGGGATGCGCTCACTTCTCTCCAACGTCTCGGAGAGGCGCGAGATGCGTTCAGGAAGATGATGGAAGTGTCCCCTTCCGACGCGGAACGGGTTGACGCGGTGGCCCGCCTCGCCAACGTCTATCAGCAACAGCAGCGCGCGCCGGAACTCATTCAGGAATTCAAGGAGCGTGTGCGGCAGGCGCCCAAGGATATCTCGGCCTACCAGGAGTTGGCGGCAATCTATCGCGCCACGGGCGAAGTGGCTAAGCCCATCGAAGTCTACGAATCCGCCTCCGCCTCGGTCGAAGACAAAGCGGCCGTGTTGCGGCTTATGCTGACCGCATCCTATGACGCGGGAAAGCTGGACAAAGTCGTGAGCGTTTCGGAACAACTTATGGCTATGTCGGGCAAGCCGTCCATGAGCGATTGGGAACGGCTCGGTGCCGCATATGCCCAGCTTGGCAACTACGAGAAGGCGAAAGAATCGTGGGATCGCATCACATCGGAGAATCCTAAGGATGCCAATGCGTACAAGTTGCTTGCCCGCACCTTGTCGAATTGGGGACAAGTGGAGGAGTCCTTTGCCGCGCGCCGCAAGGCCATCGAATTGGATCCCACCGACTACAGTCTGCGGATTGAATACGCGCAAAACCTTACGCAGTTCGACAAGGTCGACGAAGCGATTAAGGAACTGATCGATCTATTGGAGGCTTCGCAACTGGCGGACGATTCGCAACCTACGCCAGCGGCGTCAAGTTCCCCGACTCCTGCGCCAATGACGTATCCGCCTTCGATGCGCGTAGGCCGCGGAAGACCGTACCCGCAGGGGTACGTTGGAGGGCCTTATCCGCAGGGTCTTCCCTATGGCTCGCTGCAGTACTATCGCCCACAGATCCTTTCCATGCTCGTGGAAACGGCCCGTCGCACGGAGAACTTGGAACCCATTGTCGAACGCTTCAAGAAGCGCATGGAGGAAATGCCCGGGAACTTCCGCGTGAAGCAAGACCTGTTCGAGCTGTATCAGCAACTCGGAAAGAACGAGGAAGCGATTGCGCTTGGACAGGCAGTGCTGCAACAGCAGCCGGACAATGCCGATCTTCGTTGGAGATTGCTCTCGCTCTATACCGCCACAAAGCAGTACGACGCAATGGAGCGCGAATACCAGGCAATGATGGAGCGCGACCCGGCCAATAAGATCGGCGCCGAACTGGGAATGTTCCGTCTCTATCGTCTGCGCGGTGATAATGCCAAGTCGCTTGAGTATGGCGAGTCTCTGTTAAAGCAATACGCTGACAACGAGCAAGTGATCGTGGCTCTCGCCCAATCGTACGCGGAATCCGGCGACGTGGCAAAAGTGAAGGAATTGCTTGCGCGCGCTACCGAGATCAATCCGCAGAACGCGCAGAACTACCGCATGCAGTTGGCCCAGAACTATCAGCAGCGGGGACAGGTGGCGGAAGCCAAGGCCGTGTATGAGGACATTATCTTCGCCCCGGCGCCTCCCCAACAACCCGCGATGCGGAGTAGAGCATCAGGCGCCTCCCTCTATGTTCCACAGGCATACCCCGGGGCGCGCCAGGGAGGCAGTATGCCCCAATCATACGGTGGACCTTTCTATGACTACACGCGAGCTCAGGCGCTGCAACAGCTTCAACAAATGACGGTAAACCTTGCCGATCTGCAACCGGTGCTTGACCGGCTGAAGACCGAAGCGGACAAGTGGTTCAATGCCGGGACGCCGGAAGAGAAGGCACAGGCCTGGACAATTGTCAGTCTGTACTTGAGCACTTTGGACCGTGCATCGAAGTTCGACGAGGGCCTTGCCTTTGTCAAACGCTTGCACGAAGCCGAACCGGACAACAATGACATCGCCCAGTGCACCCTGTACTTCATGGACGCTGCCAGCGATTACGACGGCATGCTCGCCCTTTACAAGGAGATTGAGGCTCGTAACCCGTCAATGGCCTCGTCTATTTCTCAGGCTCGGTTCAATATCGCCGTGCTCCAAGACAACCTTGAGCAGGCTGTTCAACTCTACCGGGAACGTCTGAACCAGAAGTCTGCGGCAAGTGCCATGAGCAACATGGGTGACCTGTATCCGCTCATGGAGAAGCTTCGTCGGCAGAAGCGTATGGACCTTCTGGTGCCGATACTGGAAGAACAAGCACAGATGCCGAATCCCAACATCGGGGTACTCCAGAACCTGGTTCAGGCCTATATCGGAAACCACGAGGCAGATAAGGCCATTGCAGTTGCGCGCCGTGCATGGGAAAACGCACAACGGAATCCGCTTGCAATGAGGAGCTACGGTATGCCCTTCGGACGCGGAATGCCCGGTCAAAACGATCCGGCTTTCTCAATGTTGCTTAACGCCTACCAGCAGGCCCAACAAGTACCGAAGTTGACGGCAGAATTTGAGGAGAGGCTCAAGCAGCAGCCGGATTCGCAGAAGTTGCGCGAATGCCTGATCGCCCTGTACGACCAGAGCGGCCGTCAACAAGAAGCCATCGATCTGTACAAGGACCTCTGCGCGCGACGTCCCAATTCTCCCCAAACGAAGATGGAGCTTGCTCAATTCTTGTCCAACCATCAACGGCACGACGAGGCAATCAAGATCTACGAAGAGCTGCTTCGCACGCAGCCATCCCTCTACTTCACTGTGTCCTGGCAAGTGCGGGAGACCTATCGGCAAGCTGGGAAGGATAAGCAACTCGCAACGCTCGATAACGAAATGGCTCAACGAACGACGGATACGCGCCGCCTGCAGGAATTGGCTCAGCAACAGTTGAATGACCAGGCCTTCGATCAGGCCGCGGCATTGTACGAGCGCATTCTCAAATCGGACCCGAATGCGGGCCATCTGCGCATGGCGCTCGCGGAAGCCTACCGGAAAGGTGGGAAGTCTGAAGAATCAATTCGCGTATACAAAGAGATTCTCAGCCGTGCGGATAGTCAACTGGATCAATTCATCAATTTTCACGTGATGACACAAGTTGTAGAGTTTTACGGCAGCCTGGATCGGCTGCCCGAGCTTAAGGAAGAAGTGGCAAAGGCGGCGCAGGCAAATGTGACGAGCATGATGGCCAAGGGGCTGCTGGCGGCCATCGCCAAGAGCGAGAAACGATATGACGACGCGATGAAACTGTTGGAAGAAATCAACGCAGCGCGTCCCGGTCAAGGGGTCATCAGCGAGATAATCAATGTGGCCGAGGCTCAACAGGACTATGACCGCGCCATTTCGCTGATGGAGAACCAGATGGCCGCGCAAGGGTCATTGGACTGGAACCGTCTCGCGACACTGTACCTGAAGAAGGGCGACCGCAAGAAGGCGTTCGAGACGTTCAAGCGCGAGGTGGATACCAGGAACAACCTCTACGCAATGTCGGATGTCTTGCGCAGGCTCATAGACAACAACATGCTTGATGAAGCAAAGGAATACGCCAACGAGGCCTTCACTGTGGCCAAGAACGACGAGAATGTCATACGCCAGATTGGCTACAGTCTTTCGGAGGCAGCGCAGAAATCTCCTCAAATGGCCGAGTTCTTCGAGAAGGAAATCCTCACTAAGGACCAGCCTGCCATGATCGAAGTAGCGCGCCAGCACCTGTATCGCTACCATTCGAATCCCAAGAAGATCCGCGAAATTCTCACGCCACTCATGGCTGCGCATCCAGACAACCCCGAATTGATGCAGATCTATGTGGAGATGCTTGGCGAGCAGATGAGTGAAGACGAGCTGATTTCAGCATTCTCAAAGCTCTCCACATCAACGTCGGACAACTGGTACCCAACCATACGTTGCGCACAGCGCCTGGCCGAGAAGGGAAAGCTCGACGCAATCATGGAACCGCTGAAAGTCTGGATGGTGAAGAACCCTGGATTCTCGCAGATCCAGCAAGCCATGCAGTCGCTTACAAACTACGGCAGATTCCAATGTGATGCGATCAAACTGCGCGACGAAATCCTGGCTCAGATTCCCGAAGACAAACGCCTTCTGGCAAAGGCTGGTTTCGCAGACGCTACCGCACGCGCCGGTGACACCGCGTGGGCCCACGACGCCTTGCAGGAAGCGTACAAAACGCGCGGCGACAACGCAGCCATGCAGTACTATCCCCATTTTCTGCAGCATTGGGGCTATTGGGATGAACTGATTGAAATTGTCAAGGTGGACGGAGAGAGGCTGGCGCAATATGGCGAATACAACAACTTTGGAGCCCTGCTCATGCATGGTGAGATCGATCTTGTGGAGAGTCTAGCCGAGAAGTCCCTCATTGGCAGCTCGAGAGGGGGCGGTACGCCACAAGGCTTCCGCGACTATCTCGGCACGATTCTCATGGCCAAACGTCTTGAAGAGAAGGTGCTTGCTGCTGAATCGCCCAATGCCTACCAATCGATGATATGGGCCTACGAAGGTATTGAAGATCATGGCCGAGCACAGGAACTTCTGGTGAAGATGTTGGAGAAGTTCCCCGGCAGACCGGAGAACATTAACGTGCTGGATCAACTCATCAGCAGTCAACAGGATCCGGCTCAATCCCTTCCTCTGCTTGAGAAGTTCTACGCGACGTTACCCCAAGGCAACGTCCCAGCTCGTATGGCTTGGCAGCAAATGGCGCGTGTCTACATTCAAGCAGGTCGAAAGGAGGAAGCGCGCAAAATTTTGGACTCAAGCAGTATTAACGAAGGCGACTTTTGGCAGCAGACTATTCGTGCTCAACTGTATGCCCAGGCTGGCGACACTGACAAAGCAATTGCTGACGTCGAAGCCGTTCTGAAACAGCCGATTA encodes:
- a CDS encoding tetratricopeptide repeat protein — its product is MVAFAVAATFTLAALGQTGPQLDPQNQQIRDRYLASLHQNPVQDQAFARVYESYLTFDGVDAWIAALKKETEAPETKAAALILLGRVYQRQFKMQEALQAMEEAAALGAPAPEFQALLGSLYVDTNKFDRAVELLSAARDGLTDATKRAQVCRTLGGVLMRLGKRDEAIAAWQKLVEIAPDDPFAYEELAAIYEDNLMWPEAIGAWKSLLDRSSNNPYLQCRAWRAIGEDHERAATYPDAIAAYEKALGLAAPGNWLFEDVKERLVGVYERMGDLEGLEKYLEAQIAAMPSNLDFPDLLAETFTRRGKLPEAEAVLQRVLERAPGHIPTCERLIALYARMDAPDKQRAMYEKLIESIPAEPDYIRRLGETFLVAGDAETAKATWRRVLKADAKPEDHALVASWFEQYEFPVDAIPEYETAIAAKRDREWVFRLADLKYTAGKSEEAVALWKSVLTPESTASDYAEVASVLASNKLETEASELYAKAIELDPKAYEHRAAFARLCMSRKAYPDALAQFSALAGQTENEYHHSLGERGMIDVYAATGELEAKQKEWEDEAAKSPDQTMPKLRLAHLYERLGNRQRMVELYEQCTQLEPDVPAHWQELAESYSQMRLIDKAIAAYEKLIAIDATRVGQYCRALVHLYMQANRKDDAVAAAQRAAELAPDDVEVRTMLAQTYLQFQRPDEALQQMRNAIRLKADDPRLYAQYGDALTSLQRLGEARDAFRKMMEVSPSDAERVDAVARLANVYQQQQRAPELIQEFKERVRQAPKDISAYQELAAIYRATGEVAKPIEVYESASASVEDKAAVLRLMLTASYDAGKLDKVVSVSEQLMAMSGKPSMSDWERLGAAYAQLGNYEKAKESWDRITSENPKDANAYKLLARTLSNWGQVEESFAARRKAIELDPTDYSLRIEYAQNLTQFDKVDEAIKELIDLLEASQLADDSQPTPAASSSPTPAPMTYPPSMRVGRGRPYPQGYVGGPYPQGLPYGSLQYYRPQILSMLVETARRTENLEPIVERFKKRMEEMPGNFRVKQDLFELYQQLGKNEEAIALGQAVLQQQPDNADLRWRLLSLYTATKQYDAMEREYQAMMERDPANKIGAELGMFRLYRLRGDNAKSLEYGESLLKQYADNEQVIVALAQSYAESGDVAKVKELLARATEINPQNAQNYRMQLAQNYQQRGQVAEAKAVYEDIIFAPAPPQQPAMRSRASGASLYVPQAYPGARQGGSMPQSYGGPFYDYTRAQALQQLQQMTVNLADLQPVLDRLKTEADKWFNAGTPEEKAQAWTIVSLYLSTLDRASKFDEGLAFVKRLHEAEPDNNDIAQCTLYFMDAASDYDGMLALYKEIEARNPSMASSISQARFNIAVLQDNLEQAVQLYRERLNQKSAASAMSNMGDLYPLMEKLRRQKRMDLLVPILEEQAQMPNPNIGVLQNLVQAYIGNHEADKAIAVARRAWENAQRNPLAMRSYGMPFGRGMPGQNDPAFSMLLNAYQQAQQVPKLTAEFEERLKQQPDSQKLRECLIALYDQSGRQQEAIDLYKDLCARRPNSPQTKMELAQFLSNHQRHDEAIKIYEELLRTQPSLYFTVSWQVRETYRQAGKDKQLATLDNEMAQRTTDTRRLQELAQQQLNDQAFDQAAALYERILKSDPNAGHLRMALAEAYRKGGKSEESIRVYKEILSRADSQLDQFINFHVMTQVVEFYGSLDRLPELKEEVAKAAQANVTSMMAKGLLAAIAKSEKRYDDAMKLLEEINAARPGQGVISEIINVAEAQQDYDRAISLMENQMAAQGSLDWNRLATLYLKKGDRKKAFETFKREVDTRNNLYAMSDVLRRLIDNNMLDEAKEYANEAFTVAKNDENVIRQIGYSLSEAAQKSPQMAEFFEKEILTKDQPAMIEVARQHLYRYHSNPKKIREILTPLMAAHPDNPELMQIYVEMLGEQMSEDELISAFSKLSTSTSDNWYPTIRCAQRLAEKGKLDAIMEPLKVWMVKNPGFSQIQQAMQSLTNYGRFQCDAIKLRDEILAQIPEDKRLLAKAGFADATARAGDTAWAHDALQEAYKTRGDNAAMQYYPHFLQHWGYWDELIEIVKVDGERLAQYGEYNNFGALLMHGEIDLVESLAEKSLIGSSRGGGTPQGFRDYLGTILMAKRLEEKVLAAESPNAYQSMIWAYEGIEDHGRAQELLVKMLEKFPGRPENINVLDQLISSQQDPAQSLPLLEKFYATLPQGNVPARMAWQQMARVYIQAGRKEEARKILDSSSINEGDFWQQTIRAQLYAQAGDTDKAIADVEAVLKQPINDDGLVFLLPALVACGRVDEAMKLWRDKLPVRNPDSIVTALSQAGKHAE